The stretch of DNA ATTAAGAAAGTTATTATAGGAGGAATTCTAGGAATTATTCCTATCGTAAATCTTGTTGTTTTTGGATATTACTTAAAAGTTATTAAAGAAAACATAGAAGGAAAAACAGGAATGCCTGACTGGGAAGATTGGGGCAGTTTATTTATAAAGGGAATTGTAATGGTTGTTATTTATTTAATATATA from Methanosarcinales archaeon encodes:
- a CDS encoding DUF4013 domain-containing protein codes for the protein MEIGEAIKYPTTDDSWIKKVIIGGILGIIPIVNLVVFGYYLKVIKENIEGKTGMPDWEDWGSLFIKGIVMVVIYLIY